A part of Kitasatospora acidiphila genomic DNA contains:
- a CDS encoding bestrophin-like domain, translating into MSSADIGITVIVLALLAVALKLLQRWVPHHIRETHNDVAGFIFAAVGVLYAVLLAFVVVTVWNNNDAARKTTFQEADALADIYWISRELPAPLGPQLEQQTLAYARTVEDTEWPMMAHHKSDPAATDLVYQIRSSVFSIKPDGAAQQVLYDHVVSHLEDLASQRRERLNQVDDEVPALLWVALIVGGVLTVGFTFLFGLSNTLAHTLMILSLGALVVVSLLLIKEMNFPFTGVTAVKPTAFDVFLQRLPPPRT; encoded by the coding sequence ATGAGTTCTGCCGACATCGGCATCACCGTCATCGTGCTGGCCCTGTTGGCCGTCGCCCTCAAGCTGCTGCAGCGCTGGGTCCCGCACCACATCCGGGAGACCCACAACGACGTGGCGGGATTCATCTTCGCCGCCGTCGGCGTGCTCTACGCGGTGCTGCTCGCCTTCGTGGTGGTCACCGTCTGGAACAACAACGACGCGGCCCGCAAGACCACCTTCCAGGAGGCCGACGCGCTGGCCGACATCTACTGGATCTCCCGCGAACTGCCCGCCCCGCTCGGCCCGCAGCTGGAGCAGCAGACCCTCGCCTACGCCCGGACCGTGGAGGACACCGAGTGGCCGATGATGGCCCATCACAAGAGTGACCCGGCGGCCACCGATCTGGTTTACCAGATCCGCAGCAGCGTCTTCTCGATCAAGCCCGACGGCGCCGCGCAGCAGGTCCTCTACGACCACGTGGTGAGTCACCTGGAGGACCTGGCCTCGCAGCGCCGCGAGCGGCTCAACCAGGTGGACGACGAAGTCCCGGCGCTGCTCTGGGTGGCGCTGATCGTGGGTGGGGTGCTCACGGTGGGCTTCACGTTCCTCTTCGGGCTCTCCAACACCTTGGCGCACACCTTGATGATCCTGTCGCTGGGCGCCCTGGTGGTGGTCTCGCTGCTGCTGATCAAGGAGATGAACTTCCCGTTCACCGGCGTCACGGCGGTGAAGCCGACCGCCTTCGACGTCTTCCTGCAACGGCTCCCACCGCCGCGCACCTGA
- a CDS encoding Rossmann-fold NAD(P)-binding domain-containing protein — translation MRILILGGSVFLGRAFAVEALARGHQVTTFNRGRSGPDLPGVEAVRGDRAVAADLAALVTGRSRWDLVIDTSGQQPHTVRRSAALLKDHADRYLFVSSVHAFADWPARAVDEDSPLHECSADFPGFAWDGPPVPDLPFSTGLKAGCERAVLAEFGAERSLLLNCGLLVGPHENVGRLPWWLERIARGGRVLAPGRPDLPIQLIDAADFADFGLGLAERGQRGSFITTALPGSSSYGQMLAACVEVTGSGAELVWVPDRELAAADIEEWSELPLWAAEQGDAAGIWRADSGKAVAAGLRCRPIEETVAATWAWLQERGPRQTPYTQGSEPIGIDPEKEQRILAAHQG, via the coding sequence ATGCGAATCCTGATTCTCGGCGGCTCGGTCTTCCTCGGCCGCGCCTTCGCCGTCGAAGCACTGGCCCGCGGCCACCAGGTCACCACCTTCAACCGCGGCCGGTCCGGGCCGGACCTGCCGGGGGTGGAGGCCGTCCGGGGCGACCGGGCGGTGGCGGCGGACTTGGCGGCGCTGGTCACCGGGCGGTCGCGGTGGGACTTGGTGATCGACACCAGCGGCCAGCAGCCGCACACCGTGCGCCGCTCGGCCGCGCTGCTGAAGGACCATGCGGACCGCTACCTCTTCGTCTCCTCGGTGCACGCCTTCGCCGACTGGCCGGCCCGGGCGGTGGACGAGGACTCGCCCCTGCACGAGTGCTCGGCCGACTTCCCAGGCTTCGCCTGGGACGGGCCCCCAGTGCCCGACCTGCCGTTCAGCACCGGCTTGAAGGCGGGCTGCGAGCGGGCCGTGCTGGCCGAGTTCGGGGCCGAGCGCTCGCTGCTGCTCAACTGCGGGCTGCTGGTCGGACCGCATGAGAACGTCGGCCGGTTGCCCTGGTGGCTGGAGCGGATCGCCCGCGGCGGCCGGGTGCTCGCGCCCGGTCGGCCCGACCTGCCGATCCAGCTGATCGACGCGGCGGACTTCGCGGACTTCGGCCTGGGACTGGCCGAGCGCGGCCAGCGCGGCAGCTTCATCACCACGGCGCTGCCCGGCTCCAGCAGCTACGGGCAGATGCTGGCGGCCTGCGTCGAAGTGACCGGCTCCGGCGCCGAGTTGGTCTGGGTGCCGGACCGGGAGCTGGCCGCCGCCGACATCGAGGAGTGGTCCGAACTCCCGCTCTGGGCAGCGGAACAGGGCGACGCCGCCGGCATCTGGCGGGCCGACAGCGGCAAGGCGGTGGCCGCCGGGCTGCGCTGCCGCCCGATCGAGGAGACGGTCGCGGCCACCTGGGCCTGGCTCCAGGAGCGCGGACCGCGCCAGACCCCCTACACCCAGGGCAGCGAGCCGATCGGGATCGACCCGGAGAAGGAGCAGCGGATCCTCGCCGCCCACCAGGGCTGA
- a CDS encoding BACON domain-containing protein, with protein sequence MTSETMLTSYGRRLDGLYTYCLSVLCERPAAVAAVLEVRELARGGGAGRIDPALHRAWLYSAARYACVRRLSEAGGAVADELAGLAWPEAAGLPAEQREALELSLRHGLDEAELAAVLDLPAAEAARLLAAARAELAATRRALLVLACGGCPELARLGGTGGGPRRPPVLGPALRRELVGHLAGCPTCRGIADRAEAPAAEPRLLPAPDDLHQAFDPTTPLPQVHFDPDGFPRHRAPGRLRRHGCELPARLVLMRQRALTTGVLAAVLAAPLTALWMAHQGDTTATGAATVSSVRVDTPAPAPGPQDDDTTAPLVPLPTPTPGTAIRGVPAALVETTTNGAETLLPPVLGPAVPVPAPGAVPLSSPLLSPVPLPAASALRVEAAGYGKRTVLTLTNTGTSALDWHAVVSCDWLRLSRDSGTLEPGQRITVIVTVDDQRAPVDDWAAQISLPPSQAVVTLTGGPGLRGVPTPVASSPSGFTPSPSANPSGSASAIPSDGASAGSSASTAPSSSASPSASPTSGPPTSPSPTSPSPSATGSSITPSAQPTVAPTPSGPTSASTPGSTTSTPSPSSPAR encoded by the coding sequence GTGACCTCCGAGACGATGCTCACCAGCTACGGCCGCCGACTGGACGGCCTCTACACCTACTGCCTGTCGGTGCTCTGCGAGCGCCCGGCAGCCGTGGCCGCCGTCCTGGAGGTGCGCGAGCTGGCCCGCGGCGGCGGCGCGGGCCGCATCGACCCCGCCCTGCACCGCGCCTGGCTCTACTCCGCCGCCCGCTACGCCTGCGTCCGGCGCCTGTCCGAGGCGGGCGGCGCGGTGGCCGACGAGCTGGCCGGGCTCGCCTGGCCGGAGGCAGCGGGGCTGCCGGCCGAGCAGCGCGAGGCGCTGGAGCTGTCCCTGCGTCACGGGCTGGACGAGGCCGAGCTCGCCGCCGTCCTCGACCTGCCCGCCGCCGAGGCGGCCCGGTTGCTCGCCGCGGCCCGCGCCGAGCTGGCCGCCACCCGCCGGGCGCTGCTGGTGCTCGCTTGCGGCGGCTGCCCGGAGCTGGCCCGGCTCGGCGGCACCGGCGGCGGGCCGCGCCGGCCGCCGGTGCTGGGGCCGGCCCTGCGGCGGGAGCTGGTGGGCCATCTGGCCGGCTGCCCGACCTGTCGCGGCATCGCCGACCGGGCCGAGGCGCCGGCCGCCGAGCCGCGGCTGCTCCCGGCGCCGGACGATCTCCACCAGGCCTTCGACCCCACCACACCGCTGCCCCAGGTGCACTTCGACCCGGACGGCTTCCCCCGCCACCGCGCGCCCGGCAGGCTGCGGCGGCACGGCTGCGAGCTGCCCGCGCGGCTGGTGCTGATGCGTCAACGCGCGCTCACCACGGGCGTGTTGGCGGCGGTGCTGGCGGCGCCGCTGACCGCGCTCTGGATGGCGCACCAGGGCGACACGACGGCGACGGGGGCCGCGACGGTCTCCTCGGTCCGGGTGGACACCCCGGCCCCGGCGCCGGGCCCGCAGGACGACGACACCACCGCGCCGCTCGTACCGCTGCCGACGCCCACCCCGGGCACCGCCATCCGCGGCGTGCCGGCCGCCCTGGTGGAGACGACCACCAACGGTGCAGAAACGTTGCTGCCGCCGGTGCTGGGACCCGCCGTCCCGGTGCCCGCTCCCGGCGCCGTGCCGCTCTCCAGCCCGCTGCTGAGCCCCGTCCCGCTCCCCGCCGCCAGCGCGCTGCGGGTAGAGGCGGCGGGCTACGGCAAACGCACCGTGCTCACCCTGACCAACACCGGCACCTCCGCACTCGACTGGCACGCCGTGGTCAGCTGCGACTGGCTCCGGCTGAGCCGGGACTCCGGCACCCTGGAGCCCGGCCAGCGCATCACCGTCATCGTCACGGTGGACGATCAGCGCGCCCCGGTCGACGACTGGGCGGCGCAGATCTCGCTGCCGCCCTCCCAGGCCGTGGTCACGCTGACGGGCGGGCCGGGCCTGCGCGGGGTGCCGACCCCGGTGGCCTCCTCGCCGAGCGGCTTCACGCCCAGCCCGAGCGCGAACCCGAGCGGCAGCGCCAGCGCGATCCCCTCGGACGGCGCCAGCGCGGGCAGCAGCGCCAGCACCGCGCCGAGCAGCAGCGCCAGCCCGAGCGCCAGCCCGACATCCGGACCGCCGACCAGTCCGTCTCCCACGTCGCCCAGCCCGTCGGCCACCGGCTCGTCGATCACGCCGTCCGCCCAGCCGACCGTCGCGCCGACGCCCTCCGGTCCGACCAGCGCGTCCACTCCCGGCTCCACCACGTCCACACCCTCGCCCTCGTCACCCGCACGCTGA
- the radA gene encoding DNA repair protein RadA — protein sequence MAARTSKTTAKPRPAYRCTECGNQLPKWVGRCPECNAWGTVEEYGAVPIRTTAAGPVSSPARPIGQVDGQVATARSTGVPELDRVLGGGLVPGAVVLLAGEPGVGKSTLLLDVAAKAATSQHRTLYVTGEESAGQVRLRADRINALSDHLYLAAEQDLGAVLGHIDQVSPGLLILDSVQTVASAELDGAPGGPAQVREVAGALIRASKERGMATLLVGHVTKDGQIAGPRLLEHLVDVVLSFEGDRHARLRIIRGVKNRYGATDEVGCFELHDEGIEGLADPSGLFLTRRDKPVAGTCLTVTLEGKRPLVAEVQALMVDSQIPSPRRTTSGLESPRIAMILAVVERHGGIKLGKQDIYTATVGGVKLTEPSADLAVALAVASSSTDTPLPSNLVAIGEVGLAGEVRRVTGVQRRLAEAHRLGFTHALVPPDPGKVPPGMKVVEVADIGEALRAIPGRRRSAGRPRAEQRPAPEQPRPVPPPAAHPDELMDGWDPVDSDELV from the coding sequence ATGGCAGCCCGTACCTCGAAGACCACCGCCAAGCCCCGTCCGGCCTACCGCTGCACGGAGTGCGGCAACCAGCTGCCCAAGTGGGTCGGCCGGTGCCCGGAGTGCAACGCCTGGGGCACGGTGGAGGAGTACGGCGCGGTGCCGATCCGGACCACCGCCGCAGGCCCGGTCAGCTCCCCGGCCCGCCCGATCGGCCAGGTCGACGGCCAGGTGGCGACCGCCCGCTCCACCGGGGTGCCGGAGCTGGACCGGGTGCTGGGTGGCGGCCTGGTGCCGGGCGCGGTGGTGCTGCTGGCCGGCGAGCCCGGCGTCGGCAAGTCCACCCTGCTGCTGGACGTGGCCGCCAAGGCCGCCACCTCCCAGCACCGCACGCTCTATGTCACCGGTGAGGAGTCGGCCGGCCAGGTGCGGCTGCGGGCGGACCGGATCAACGCCCTCTCCGACCACCTCTACCTGGCCGCCGAGCAGGATCTGGGCGCCGTGCTCGGCCACATCGACCAGGTGAGCCCGGGCCTGCTGATCCTGGACTCGGTGCAGACCGTCGCCTCCGCCGAGCTGGACGGCGCGCCCGGCGGCCCGGCCCAGGTGCGCGAGGTGGCCGGGGCGCTGATCCGGGCGTCCAAGGAGCGCGGCATGGCCACCCTGCTGGTCGGCCACGTCACCAAGGACGGCCAGATCGCCGGGCCCCGCCTGCTGGAGCACCTGGTCGACGTGGTGCTCAGCTTCGAGGGCGACCGGCACGCCCGGCTGCGGATCATCCGCGGCGTCAAGAACCGGTACGGCGCCACCGACGAGGTCGGCTGCTTCGAGCTGCACGACGAGGGCATCGAGGGGTTGGCCGACCCGTCCGGCCTCTTCCTGACCCGCCGCGACAAGCCGGTGGCCGGCACCTGCCTGACCGTCACGCTGGAGGGCAAGCGCCCGCTGGTGGCCGAGGTGCAGGCGCTGATGGTGGATTCGCAGATCCCCTCGCCGCGCCGGACCACCTCGGGTCTGGAGTCGCCGCGGATCGCGATGATCCTGGCCGTGGTCGAGCGGCACGGCGGGATCAAGCTCGGCAAGCAGGACATCTACACCGCCACCGTCGGCGGGGTGAAGCTCACCGAGCCGTCGGCGGACCTGGCGGTGGCGCTCGCGGTGGCCAGTTCCTCCACCGACACCCCGCTGCCCAGCAACCTGGTGGCGATCGGCGAGGTCGGCCTGGCCGGCGAGGTGCGGCGGGTGACCGGGGTGCAGCGCCGGCTGGCCGAGGCGCACCGGCTGGGCTTCACCCACGCCCTGGTGCCGCCGGATCCGGGCAAGGTGCCGCCGGGCATGAAGGTGGTCGAGGTGGCCGATATCGGTGAGGCGCTGCGGGCCATTCCGGGGCGCCGCCGGTCCGCCGGGCGGCCCCGCGCCGAGCAGCGGCCGGCCCCCGAGCAGCCCCGTCCGGTGCCGCCACCGGCCGCCCATCCCGATGAGCTGATGGACGGCTGGGACCCGGTCGATTCGGACGAACTGGTCTGA
- the disA gene encoding DNA integrity scanning diadenylate cyclase DisA, translating into MRSSLQAIAPGTPLRDGLERVLRANTGGLVVLGLDKTVESLCTGGFVLDVEFTATRLRELCKLDGAVVLDKDITKIVRAGVHLMPDADIPTDETGTRHRTAERVNKQTGFPVVAVSHSMRLIAMYVNGTRRVLEDSTTVLSRANQALATLERYKLRLDEVAGTLSALEIEDLVTVRDVTAVAQRLEMVRLIAAEIAGYVLELGTDGRLLSLQLDELIAGVEPERELVARDYFPERAAKRGRTVAEVLADLETLTHAELLDLQTVAKTIGYSGSPESLDSAVSPRGYRLLAKIPRLPNTVIERLVEHFGGLQKLLAASIDDLQAVEGVGETRARSVREGLSRLAESSILERYV; encoded by the coding sequence CTGCGCTCCTCCCTGCAGGCCATCGCCCCGGGCACCCCGCTGCGGGACGGCCTGGAGCGGGTGCTGCGGGCCAACACCGGCGGGCTGGTCGTGCTGGGCCTCGACAAGACCGTCGAGTCGCTCTGCACCGGCGGCTTCGTGCTGGACGTGGAGTTCACCGCGACCAGGCTGCGCGAACTGTGCAAGCTGGACGGCGCGGTGGTGCTGGACAAGGACATCACCAAGATCGTCCGGGCCGGTGTCCACCTGATGCCGGACGCGGACATCCCCACCGACGAGACCGGCACCCGGCACCGCACCGCCGAACGGGTGAACAAGCAGACCGGTTTCCCGGTGGTCGCGGTGTCGCACTCGATGCGGCTGATCGCGATGTACGTCAACGGCACCCGCCGGGTGCTGGAGGACTCCACCACCGTGCTCTCCCGCGCCAACCAGGCGCTGGCCACCCTGGAGCGCTACAAGCTGCGCCTGGACGAGGTGGCCGGCACCCTCTCCGCCCTGGAGATCGAGGACCTGGTCACCGTCCGGGACGTCACCGCGGTGGCGCAGCGGCTGGAGATGGTGCGGCTGATCGCCGCCGAGATCGCCGGCTACGTCCTGGAGCTCGGCACCGACGGCCGGCTGCTCTCGCTCCAGCTGGACGAGCTGATCGCCGGCGTCGAGCCGGAGCGCGAACTGGTGGCGCGGGACTACTTCCCGGAGCGGGCTGCCAAGCGCGGCCGCACCGTGGCCGAGGTGCTGGCCGACCTGGAGACGCTCACCCACGCCGAGCTGCTCGATCTGCAGACGGTGGCCAAGACGATCGGCTACTCCGGCTCCCCGGAGTCGCTGGACTCGGCCGTCTCGCCGCGCGGCTACCGGCTGCTGGCCAAGATCCCGCGGCTGCCGAACACCGTGATCGAGCGCCTGGTGGAGCACTTCGGCGGGCTGCAGAAGCTGCTCGCCGCCAGCATCGACGATCTGCAGGCGGTCGAGGGGGTCGGCGAGACCCGGGCCCGCTCGGTGCGTGAGGGGCTCTCCCGGCTCGCCGAGTCCTCGATCCTGGAGCGCTACGTCTGA